Part of the Niallia alba genome is shown below.
AGTCAAATTTCGCAGCATACTGATATAAAAAAATCTTTGCAAATTGCAGCAAAGGCAGCTTCCATTGCAGTAACTCGAAAAGGAGCCGCTTCTTCCATTCCAACATGGCAAGAAGTAATCGAGACAATCTAAATATAGATCTGCTTAAAAAGGGAGGGTCTTTTAGCGATTCTCCCTTTTCAAGTAAAACTTTGTCTTGATCTTAGTTATGTCCTTAACTGAACATTGGATGAATTTTTCTGGGTAGAAAAGGATGAATAATAATGAAAAAGATAAAAACAATCTATCAGAAGGTGCAATATGAATAAATTTTCAAGTAAGTTAACAGTCTTTTTATATTTCTTATTTTTCGCAAGCACGGGAATCCTTTTGTTCATTTTCTATAAAGATTTTACTAGTACTTTTACCTATTACTTTATTATTGGATACTCTATTTTCATTATATGTTTTATCTTTTACTTACTATGGATTGCGACGATCAAGTGGAAGAATAAATTTAGCTGGTCATTACTGAGGGGAAAAATATTGCAATTCGTTTGTCTATTTATCTTATTCAGCTTAACTAGTTATCTATTTAATTATTTTTTTCTTCCCTCGCATAAAGATTTTACGTTCTCTTTTACAGCTCTTGGCTTTGCATTCGGCCTTTCTTTTCTTGACGTCCCAACATTATCCCAAACAAAAAAAGATTAAAATAGAAATACGGCGAAAATACATGATGCATTATAGTTTAAATTCCATAGTGTATCATGTATTTTTTTGTTTCTTGTGCTTCTAGTATTTTTATAGCTAAATCTGTATGTTCCTTAGATTTTCTTCTGTTTTTATTGGACAAAACAATTTCTAAAAAAAGTGGTAACGATTCAGGGGGAATGAGTGTTATCCCCCAGTATGCTAAACCATTTGCAGGTCTATTATATGTATGGAAGTATGTTTTCATCATCGCTAATTGCTCTTTTAGCTCTTCTATCATATCATCATTTACTGCAATACACTTATAATGATCAGGGGCATAATGAATGTATGCTTCTTGTTTATCGAAATTGGCAATAATGCCAAATTGATGGAAAATAGCCAAGCATTTCCTCCTTTCCGATATGGATAATACTTCTTTCTATTAAACTCATCTTTTGCTTTTGCATTCATAAATTAAATCGTTCTTGTATCCGCTTTGCCGCCTCTTCAGCACTTATGTTTGTATTATTGATTCGTAAGTAATTACTTTGATTTATTTCTCCTGGCCAAGAATTTAAACGGTATCTTTCCATCGAAGTTTTCAAGTTATTTTCAGACCAAACGATATCTCTTTTAGTTGGTTTATGCTCTAATCGTTGGGGACTTTTATTTCTTATGATTCTTTCTTCTATCTGTGCTTCAAGCTCCACGAAATAGATGGTTCCTCCTCTTGATTCAAACAGCTCGCATACATGATTAACATAATTCCAATCTTCTTTCATATCAAATGCCCATACGTAAGTGAAGATGATGCCATCTAAATCACTTTTTGATACCGCTTCAAATATTTCATTACGAAACAGCTCAACTAATCTCTTTCCCTCTGTAGTTCCATAATCGAAAAATGTGCTAACCAAATCGATTGTCATATGATTATGGAATAGCTTTAAGTCAGTTATTTTTGCTAATTCTAGGCCAACTGTCATTTTCCCAACTGCTTGTGGCCCGAATATTAGAACAAATTTCACTTCTTATTCCCCTTTACTAAAAAATTCTTAAGTTATCTTTTCTTGTATGCCTATATTTGTTTATTTTAGCAAAGGAAATTGTAATCACAATAAAATTTGGTTATACAACTTAAAATTTCCAATTATTCATTTACATTATTAGCCATTTATACTAAAATATTATTTAGTAAATAATATTTTAGTACTTTAGGGGGTTAATAATGAGTTTACTTGATGTCTATTTACAAAAAAATGAAAAAAAGCGTTATGATGTTTATAAACAAACTGGGTTAAGCCAACAAGTACTTTCTGCAGTCAATAAAAAGAAAGTTA
Proteins encoded:
- a CDS encoding AAA family ATPase; this encodes MKFVLIFGPQAVGKMTVGLELAKITDLKLFHNHMTIDLVSTFFDYGTTEGKRLVELFRNEIFEAVSKSDLDGIIFTYVWAFDMKEDWNYVNHVCELFESRGGTIYFVELEAQIEERIIRNKSPQRLEHKPTKRDIVWSENNLKTSMERYRLNSWPGEINQSNYLRINNTNISAEEAAKRIQERFNL